GACCTCCCGTGCCTGCCATCCGCACCACCCGTACCACCCGCACCACCGCGCGCCGCGGTCTCGTCGCCGCCGCCGCCCTGCCGCTGCTGATCGGCGCGCTCGCCTCGTGCGGCTACGGCTCCGAGGCCAAGACCGAGGACAAGAAGGCCAACGCGGCCTCCACCGGCGGCGAGAAGCTGTCGGCCACCGAGGTCCGCATCGGGTACTTCCCCAACCTGACGCACGCCACCGCTCTCGTCGGCCTCCAGGAAGGCCTGATCGAGAAGGAACTGAACGGCACCACGATCAAGCCGCAGGCGTTCAACGCCGGCCCGTCCGAGATCGAAGCCCTCAACGGCGGCTCTCTCGACATCGGCTTCATCGGCCCCTCGCCGGCGATCAACGGCTACGTGAAGTCCAAGGGCTCCAACCTGCGGATCATCTCCGGTTCCGCCTCCGGCGGCGTCAAGCTCGTCGTGAACCCGGACAAGATCAAGACCCTGGACGACCTCAAGGGCAAGAAGATCGCCACCCCGCAGAAGGGGAACACCCAGGACGTCGCGTTCCTCAACTGGATCGGCGAGAAGGGCTGGACGGTCGACCCGGAGTCCGGCAAGGGTGACGTCTCCGTCGTCCGTACGGACAACAAGGTCACCCCGGACGCCTTCAAGTCGGGCTCGATCGACGGCGCCTGGGTGCCGGAGCCCACGGCCTCCAAGCTCGTCTCGGACGGCGGCGCCGTCCTCCTCGACGAGACCGCCCTGTGGCCCGACAAGAAGTTCGTGATCACGAACATCAT
This genomic window from Streptomyces sp. NBC_01351 contains:
- a CDS encoding ABC transporter substrate-binding protein; protein product: MPAIRTTRTTRTTARRGLVAAAALPLLIGALASCGYGSEAKTEDKKANAASTGGEKLSATEVRIGYFPNLTHATALVGLQEGLIEKELNGTTIKPQAFNAGPSEIEALNGGSLDIGFIGPSPAINGYVKSKGSNLRIISGSASGGVKLVVNPDKIKTLDDLKGKKIATPQKGNTQDVAFLNWIGEKGWTVDPESGKGDVSVVRTDNKVTPDAFKSGSIDGAWVPEPTASKLVSDGGAVLLDETALWPDKKFVITNIIVSQKFLKDHPDVVEAVLRGTVKTNEWINANPDKAKASANAKLAAEGGKPLDAKVIDPAWPSILITDDPLASTLKTQADYAVKAKLIEQPDLAGIYDLTLLNKVLKAAGKPEVSDAGLGATK